The following nucleotide sequence is from Neokomagataea tanensis.
TGCAGTCTTTCCGTCGTCGTTCAAAATTCCCCTCCCTCAAACGTCTGGCGCAAATCTGACCCTAGAATTTCATCATAAACACCCAAGGTCGCAGCTTGCATTTTTCGTACAGTGTAATCGCGCAAAACATGCGCACGGGCATTTTCGGCCAGATAGGCCAGTGTGTCCGCTTCCGTCGTCAATAGACGTTCCAGCTCATTGGCCAAAGCATCAGAATCATCGGGCGGAATGACAACTCCTGTCTCATCGGGGATAATCGTTTCCATCATTGCCCCCTGTGCGGTGCCAATAACGGGCTTACCCATTAATTGAGCCTCGACCACGGTCCGTCCAAATGGCTCTGGCCGAAGCGATGGCGCGACAACGACATCAGCCAATGCGTAGGCTGCAGTCATGTCAGCACAATTCCCGGCAAAACGAACCCAACTCCTCAACTCCAACGCTGAGACGCGCTTGCTCAGCCACATCGCAAAAGCCGGATCGGTTTCTGGACCGATAAACACACATACCCAACCAGAGGGTAAGAGCCTGCGCAGCTTTGCAAGAGCATCCACTAAAACGCCTTGCCCTTTCCACCGGGTCAAGCGTGCTGGCATAAGGATCACACGCGCGCCATGGGGCAAATCCCACGCCTCGGCCAGACGCTGAATACGCTCCCCAGTTACTGAAGCCGGGTCAAACCTGACGGGGTCAGCCCCTCTCGGAATCAAGCGGAGTTTTTCGGGGGTAACGCCATACTCTTTGGTCAAACGGTCCGCTATATAGCGCGAAATAGCGATAACCCGCGTACCCCGCACCAATGCCGAATTATAAAGCTTCTTACCCCACCACGTTGCGTGGTGCGTGCCATGCCATGTCGTAACCATTGGCACACCAACCCGGCGGCACGCCAACCACGCCGCCCAAGCCGGGACCCGTGAGCGCGCATGCACAAGGTCGACGCCATACTCACGAATAATGCGCTCTATCGCTCTTGCACCACGCAAGATTGTCCATAACGATTTTTTTTTGAGATCTAACTCTACATAATCGGCGCCAGCATGGTGCAGTTGGACAAGCAACGTACCTTGGCGTGCAGCGACAACAGCTTCCCCGCCAGCTTTTTGAATGGCCGTAGCAATTTCTACGGCTCCACGCTCCAAACCACCCGTTCCGAGCGCGGGTAAAACCTGCAATATGACTGGGCGTGTCGCCCGGAGAGATGAGCCTTTGGTCATGATATACGCTGGGGCAAACCTTACGGGATCAACGTTTATTACACCGCGCAAAAACGGAATTTTGCGCAGCACAGCGTGGCCTCTGTAGCACACCGCCCCCGATCGCGCGACGAAACCCACCCCACCGAAAGAAGAAAAATATGCGACATGTTGCAAAAGGTGGCTGAAATATCACGCTCGCGCCACCTTAGTTGCGGATAATTATCCCGCAGGAATCGTAACGACTGCGGCCGCTGCATGATTGGTTGCTGCCAGCGCACTTAAAACCTGCACCATCGTGAAAGCCAGCTTGCTCTGGAAGTCCTTCTCATCAATCCAATACCACGTATCGTTATACTGGATCGCAGCATAACGACGGTCAGGCGCCTCAGGGCCTGAGTGGATGGCAACTTCTGGGCGACTATCAATGCCAAGCTGCCCAATCGTTGGAGGGGTGCGCCCGCTCTTAATATCCTCTTCCGGCACCTCAATTTCGTAAGCCAACTGGGTAAGCATGGCGAGCATAGAACGCGTCAAAATAGCTACTTGGCCGGGCCTCTTAGGGTAAGGACCATAAACAATTTCAGCCTCAACAGCTTGCGCATCCAGATGCAAAAGGCGCCTTACCTCAGCCTGTATCGCTAGCAAATTGCTGTCTGACGTTGCGGATAAAACCAGATATACATGCTCCGCCCCATTTGAGCCGGCAGGTTTTTTACTAGGATCATCACCCTTGGCATCAGGTGGCGAGTCATTGGTGATGCGGACCGTCATGGCCCC
It contains:
- a CDS encoding glycosyltransferase family 4 protein, which translates into the protein MTKGSSLRATRPVILQVLPALGTGGLERGAVEIATAIQKAGGEAVVAARQGTLLVQLHHAGADYVELDLKKKSLWTILRGARAIERIIREYGVDLVHARSRVPAWAAWLACRRVGVPMVTTWHGTHHATWWGKKLYNSALVRGTRVIAISRYIADRLTKEYGVTPEKLRLIPRGADPVRFDPASVTGERIQRLAEAWDLPHGARVILMPARLTRWKGQGVLVDALAKLRRLLPSGWVCVFIGPETDPAFAMWLSKRVSALELRSWVRFAGNCADMTAAYALADVVVAPSLRPEPFGRTVVEAQLMGKPVIGTAQGAMMETIIPDETGVVIPPDDSDALANELERLLTTEADTLAYLAENARAHVLRDYTVRKMQAATLGVYDEILGSDLRQTFEGGEF